From a region of the uncultured Draconibacterium sp. genome:
- a CDS encoding TIGR01777 family oxidoreductase — MKIKLTGSNGYIGQLISTDLQKKGHAVSGINRDLLYAPSSSLQEELRNTDVVINLAGAPILQRWTKKNKETIYNSRVVTTHNLVKAIIELPESERPGKVISASAIGIYKSGDSHTEESINFDEGFVGKVVKDWEHELTALPGRMPTIIFRLGVVFGKESQTIKNMLLPFKLGLGGKIGSGEQSFPFIHEKDVVNAFVWATETLKTSDTFNLTAPETISNKEFTRNFARQVNRPAFFTIPTFALKMLFGKAASLLTASPQVSSTKLQKAGFYFEYPTIKDTLQNIIVKSQKV, encoded by the coding sequence ATGAAAATAAAACTCACGGGGAGTAATGGATACATTGGCCAACTAATTTCAACAGATCTGCAGAAAAAAGGGCATGCTGTATCTGGCATTAACAGAGACTTACTTTATGCTCCATCAAGCAGCCTGCAAGAAGAGTTACGCAATACCGATGTTGTAATTAACCTTGCCGGAGCCCCCATTTTGCAACGATGGACAAAAAAAAATAAAGAAACCATTTACAACAGCCGGGTTGTTACCACCCACAACCTGGTAAAAGCGATTATTGAGTTACCCGAAAGTGAACGCCCTGGAAAAGTGATATCAGCATCGGCAATTGGCATTTATAAATCAGGAGATTCGCACACCGAAGAAAGCATCAACTTCGATGAAGGGTTTGTTGGAAAAGTGGTGAAAGACTGGGAACATGAACTTACAGCTTTACCCGGCAGAATGCCAACCATTATATTTCGTCTGGGGGTTGTTTTTGGAAAAGAATCACAAACCATAAAAAATATGCTTCTTCCCTTTAAATTGGGATTGGGTGGTAAAATCGGTTCGGGCGAGCAATCGTTCCCTTTTATTCACGAAAAAGACGTGGTAAATGCATTCGTTTGGGCTACCGAAACACTTAAAACAAGTGACACATTTAATTTAACCGCCCCCGAAACGATTTCGAACAAAGAATTTACCCGCAATTTTGCCCGGCAGGTAAATCGTCCTGCTTTTTTTACCATTCCAACTTTTGCGTTAAAAATGCTATTTGGCAAGGCTGCTTCGCTTCTTACAGCGTCACCTCAAGTATCATCTACAAAGCTGCAGAAAGCCGGTTTTTATTTCGAATACCCAACAATAAAAGATACCTTACAAAATATTATTGTTAAGAGCCAGAAGGTTTAG
- a CDS encoding N(4)-(beta-N-acetylglucosaminyl)-L-asparaginase: MISRRSFLAKSSLMLAGAGVASKAFSNSVFLSANKFPVVISTWNHGMPANEAAWEVLSKGGHSLDAVEAGVRVPEGDPNVITVGKGGIPDASGKVTLDACIMDEKGRAGSVTYLQHIVHPVSVARLVMEKTPHVMLSGKGALEFALDNGFEKEKLLTKARKKEWKKWKKENKEFSNKINIENVTEDNHDTIGMLALDEDGRISGACTTSGMGYKMPGRVGDSPIIGAGLFVDGEVGGATATGSGELVMKTLGSFLVVELMRSGMSPDRACEEAVRRIAKKIPDYQSHQIGYIALNTKGEYGSFCIQPGFDYAVKTADQTELIEAEAWLKKL; the protein is encoded by the coding sequence ATGATTTCTCGTCGTTCCTTTTTAGCAAAAAGTTCGTTAATGCTTGCCGGTGCCGGTGTTGCCTCGAAAGCGTTTTCAAATTCGGTTTTTCTCTCAGCAAATAAATTCCCGGTTGTAATTTCAACATGGAATCATGGTATGCCAGCCAATGAGGCTGCCTGGGAGGTTTTATCAAAAGGAGGACACTCGCTTGATGCCGTGGAAGCGGGAGTGCGCGTTCCCGAAGGAGATCCTAATGTAATTACCGTAGGAAAAGGCGGAATTCCTGATGCCAGCGGAAAAGTAACGCTTGATGCCTGTATTATGGATGAGAAAGGACGTGCAGGAAGTGTAACATACTTACAGCATATCGTTCATCCTGTTTCGGTGGCTCGCCTGGTAATGGAAAAAACGCCGCATGTGATGTTAAGCGGAAAAGGAGCATTGGAATTTGCTCTCGACAATGGTTTTGAAAAAGAAAAGCTGCTAACCAAAGCCCGTAAAAAAGAGTGGAAGAAGTGGAAGAAAGAGAATAAGGAATTCAGTAATAAGATTAATATCGAGAATGTTACTGAAGATAATCACGATACCATTGGAATGCTGGCGCTTGATGAAGATGGACGTATTTCGGGTGCTTGTACCACCAGCGGAATGGGATATAAAATGCCCGGCAGAGTAGGCGACTCGCCGATTATTGGTGCCGGTTTGTTTGTTGATGGCGAAGTTGGAGGAGCTACAGCTACCGGATCGGGCGAATTGGTAATGAAAACGCTGGGTTCGTTTTTGGTGGTTGAATTAATGCGCAGCGGCATGTCGCCCGACAGGGCCTGCGAAGAGGCTGTTCGTCGTATCGCTAAAAAAATTCCCGATTATCAAAGTCATCAAATTGGTTATATCGCTTTGAATACAAAAGGCGAATACGGATCGTTTTGTATACAGCCCGGTTTTGACTACGCTGTAAAAACTGCTGATCAAACCGAACTGATAGAGGCAGAAGCCTGGCTGAAGAAATTATAG
- the aroQ gene encoding type II 3-dehydroquinate dehydratase produces MKLLIINGPNLNLLGVREKSIYGTESFKSYYEQLKLDFADIDLTYFQSNVEGELINSLHEHGFSYDGIIINAGAYTHTSVAIRDAIAGIKTPVVEVHISNTLTREDFRHKSIIGPVCKGCIMGFGLESYRLAIQSFVN; encoded by the coding sequence ATGAAGCTCTTGATTATCAATGGACCTAATTTAAACTTACTTGGAGTAAGGGAGAAGTCGATTTATGGAACAGAAAGTTTTAAAAGTTATTATGAACAATTGAAACTGGATTTCGCCGATATTGACCTTACCTATTTTCAATCGAACGTGGAGGGAGAACTCATTAATTCGTTACACGAACATGGTTTTAGTTACGATGGGATAATCATAAATGCCGGTGCCTATACACATACCTCGGTGGCCATACGCGATGCCATTGCAGGAATAAAAACGCCTGTTGTTGAAGTGCATATTTCAAATACACTTACTCGCGAAGATTTCAGACACAAATCAATTATTGGCCCGGTATGTAAAGGATGTATTATGGGATTTGGCCTTGAATCGTACCGGTTGGCAATTCAAAGTTTCGTAAATTGA
- the xerD gene encoding site-specific tyrosine recombinase XerD has translation MKWEECKKGYENYLKLEKSLSQNSIAAYINDINKLENFFEKSFKGVNPEKVILSQLKSFVEWLNDKGVSPRTQARTISGIKSFYKYLLIEEKITSDPTALLESPKIGRKLPDILSMEEIDMLINAIDLKKSEGQRNKAMLETLYSCGLRVSELVNLKMTNLFFEQGFIKIEGKAGKERLVPVSGRAIEEINKYLGNYRKNLRVNKDSENILFLNRRGRKLSRVMIFTIIKNLSAKVNLDKKISPHTFRHSFATHLINGGADLRAVQEMLGHESILTTEIYTHLDKDYLKSTIHQFHPRS, from the coding sequence ATGAAATGGGAGGAATGTAAAAAGGGATATGAAAATTACTTGAAGTTAGAGAAATCATTATCGCAGAACTCGATAGCTGCATATATTAATGATATTAATAAGCTTGAGAATTTTTTTGAAAAAAGTTTTAAAGGGGTAAATCCAGAAAAGGTAATACTGAGTCAGTTAAAAAGTTTTGTCGAATGGTTAAATGATAAAGGCGTTAGTCCAAGAACTCAGGCGCGAACCATCTCCGGCATAAAATCATTCTATAAATATCTGTTAATTGAAGAAAAGATCACCAGTGATCCGACCGCTTTACTCGAGTCGCCAAAAATTGGCCGCAAACTTCCCGATATATTATCGATGGAAGAAATTGATATGTTAATCAATGCCATCGATTTGAAAAAATCAGAGGGGCAACGAAACAAAGCCATGTTGGAAACCTTGTACAGTTGTGGTTTACGCGTTTCGGAGCTTGTAAACCTGAAAATGACCAACCTGTTTTTTGAGCAGGGATTTATAAAAATTGAAGGAAAAGCCGGCAAGGAGCGATTAGTACCGGTTAGCGGACGGGCAATTGAAGAGATTAATAAGTATCTGGGTAATTACAGAAAGAATTTACGGGTGAATAAGGATAGTGAAAACATATTATTCTTAAACCGCCGCGGAAGAAAATTAAGCAGGGTCATGATTTTTACCATTATTAAAAACCTGTCAGCTAAGGTTAATTTAGATAAGAAAATTAGTCCGCATACATTCCGTCACTCGTTTGCAACACACCTGATAAATGGTGGAGCCGACTTACGGGCCGTTCAGGAAATGTTAGGGCACGAATCGATATTAACCACCGAAATTTATACGCACCTGGATAAGGATTATCTGAAGTCAACGATCCATCAGTTTCATCCAAGATCATAA
- the pckA gene encoding phosphoenolpyruvate carboxykinase (ATP), whose protein sequence is MANLDLSKYGIVDVQEIIHNPSYEKLYEEEMNPELEGFEKGQLSELGAVNVMTGEFTGRSPKDKFLVDNEASQDIWWTSPESPNDNKKVSEEAWDYLKEITAKQLSGKKLYVMDTFLGANENSRLKIRFIMEVAWQAHFVKNMFIRPTDEELENYGEPDFVAMNGSKTQNDRWEEFGMNSPVYTVFNLKEKMQVIGGSWYGGEMKKGMFAMMNYYLPKAGMAAMHCSANVGKEGDVAIFFGLSGTGKTTLSTDPNRQLIGDDEHGWDDEGVFNFEGGCYAKTINLDKDAEPEIYGAIKRNALLENVTLDADGKIDFDSGPANTRVSYPINHIENIVVPSKAGHAKKVIFLTADAFGVTPPVSKLTPEQTKYYFLSGFTAKLAGTERGVTTPQPTFSACFGGAFLSLHPTKYGEELVKKMEEHGAEAYLVNTGWNGTGKRISIKDTRGIITAILDGSIDKAPTKNLPIFNLEIPTELTGVDTGILDPRDTYANASEWEEKAKDLGGRFIKNFVKYTDNEEGKALVAAGPQVD, encoded by the coding sequence ATGGCAAATTTAGATTTAAGCAAGTACGGAATTGTTGACGTACAGGAAATTATCCACAACCCTTCATACGAGAAACTTTATGAAGAAGAAATGAATCCGGAATTGGAAGGATTCGAAAAAGGTCAGTTATCAGAGCTTGGCGCTGTTAACGTAATGACTGGTGAATTCACAGGTCGTTCTCCTAAGGATAAATTTTTGGTAGATAACGAAGCTTCACAAGATATTTGGTGGACGTCTCCGGAATCTCCAAATGACAACAAAAAAGTTTCAGAAGAAGCTTGGGATTATTTAAAAGAAATTACTGCAAAACAACTTTCTGGAAAGAAATTGTATGTAATGGATACTTTTCTTGGAGCTAACGAAAATTCTCGTTTGAAAATTCGTTTCATTATGGAAGTAGCATGGCAGGCACACTTTGTGAAAAACATGTTTATCCGTCCAACTGATGAAGAATTGGAGAACTACGGTGAGCCTGATTTTGTAGCAATGAATGGTTCAAAAACTCAAAACGATAGATGGGAAGAGTTTGGTATGAACTCTCCTGTATACACTGTTTTCAACCTGAAAGAAAAAATGCAGGTTATCGGTGGTAGCTGGTACGGAGGAGAGATGAAAAAAGGTATGTTCGCAATGATGAACTACTATTTACCAAAAGCAGGTATGGCTGCAATGCACTGTTCTGCCAATGTTGGTAAAGAAGGTGATGTCGCTATTTTCTTTGGCCTTTCAGGTACTGGTAAAACTACTCTGTCAACTGATCCAAATCGCCAGTTGATTGGTGATGATGAGCACGGTTGGGATGATGAAGGCGTATTTAACTTCGAAGGTGGATGTTATGCAAAAACCATTAACCTGGATAAAGATGCTGAACCAGAGATTTACGGTGCTATCAAACGTAACGCTCTTCTTGAAAATGTAACTCTTGATGCTGATGGAAAAATTGATTTCGATTCAGGTCCGGCGAATACTCGTGTTTCTTACCCAATTAACCATATCGAGAACATTGTTGTTCCATCAAAAGCTGGTCACGCTAAAAAAGTAATTTTCTTGACTGCTGATGCATTTGGAGTAACACCTCCGGTTTCAAAATTGACTCCGGAACAAACTAAATATTATTTCTTATCAGGATTTACTGCAAAATTAGCAGGAACCGAGCGTGGTGTTACAACTCCACAGCCAACATTCTCTGCATGTTTTGGTGGTGCTTTCCTTTCACTTCACCCAACTAAATACGGTGAGGAATTAGTGAAGAAAATGGAAGAGCACGGTGCTGAGGCATATTTGGTAAACACTGGATGGAACGGAACAGGTAAAAGGATTTCAATTAAAGATACCCGTGGTATCATTACTGCTATTCTTGATGGTTCAATCGACAAAGCTCCAACTAAAAACCTGCCAATTTTCAACCTTGAAATTCCTACAGAATTAACAGGTGTTGATACTGGTATTCTTGATCCAAGAGATACTTATGCTAATGCTTCTGAATGGGAAGAAAAAGCTAAAGATCTTGGTGGTCGCTTTATCAAAAACTTCGTTAAATATACTGATAACGAAGAAGGTAAAGCATTGGTTGCTGCTGGTCCTCAAGTTGACTAA
- a CDS encoding chloride channel protein: MSKLLNRLVAWRIAKIPEKNFLYLLSLIVGLLSGLAALLLKNLIHFVAEELTGMIAVEGFTYLYLLYPFIGILLTVLFVRYVIRDDIGHGVSKILFSISKKSSKLKPHKTYSSMIASSLTIGFGGSVGSEAPIVLTGASIGSNLARVFKLRYKYITLMVGCGAAGAIAGIFNAPMAGIVFTLEVLMLDLTMAFLIPLLISAVSATVISYFFMGEGVMLHFDQIAPFHINMIWIYILVGIFTGVLGIYFTRGTMFLEKRFAAINNWFVRVLIGAVTLGLLIFIFPPLWGEGYTSINSVFNNQGADLLNNSMFFQWKDNPYIVLLVLGGILIFKVFAMSATTGSGGNGGIFAPTLFTGAIAGYFLVFLLNTFFDLGVPENNFALAGMAGMMAAVMHAPLTGIFLTAEITGGYGLFIPLLITSTVAYVTIMRFEPHSIYTKHLAQTGDLITHHKDKAILRSMEVKKLIENDFEIISPDASLRDLVKAISKSNRNLFPIVDKDGYLKGMVKLSKVKHLIFEHELYDQVMVKDLMFMPEFYISSKDNMETVAKKFETSNRYNLAVIDDGKYLGFISRAVVFSNYRKTLEYFSND, encoded by the coding sequence TTGAGTAAGCTTCTTAATCGACTTGTTGCCTGGAGAATTGCAAAAATTCCGGAAAAGAACTTTTTGTATTTGCTTAGTTTGATTGTAGGACTGTTAAGTGGACTGGCGGCCTTGCTGTTAAAGAACCTGATCCACTTCGTTGCTGAAGAGTTAACCGGGATGATTGCAGTTGAAGGATTTACTTATCTTTATTTGTTATATCCTTTCATTGGAATATTACTAACAGTGTTGTTTGTACGTTATGTAATTCGCGACGATATTGGGCATGGAGTTTCAAAGATTCTGTTTTCCATTTCAAAAAAGAGCAGTAAACTAAAGCCGCATAAAACGTATTCATCGATGATTGCCAGTTCGCTTACCATTGGTTTTGGAGGATCGGTTGGATCGGAGGCGCCAATTGTATTAACAGGTGCTTCCATTGGATCGAACCTGGCACGCGTTTTTAAATTGAGGTATAAGTACATTACCCTGATGGTTGGATGCGGGGCTGCCGGTGCAATTGCAGGCATTTTTAATGCGCCAATGGCTGGTATTGTTTTTACCCTAGAGGTGCTGATGCTCGATTTGACCATGGCCTTTTTAATTCCCTTACTGATCTCGGCAGTATCGGCAACGGTAATCTCGTACTTTTTTATGGGCGAAGGGGTAATGCTTCATTTTGACCAGATAGCACCATTTCATATTAATATGATATGGATTTACATTCTCGTGGGAATTTTTACCGGGGTGCTGGGAATTTATTTTACCCGCGGAACCATGTTTCTGGAAAAGCGTTTTGCTGCCATAAATAACTGGTTTGTTCGTGTGCTTATTGGAGCTGTTACGCTGGGCCTTTTAATTTTTATTTTCCCGCCGTTATGGGGCGAAGGGTACACCAGCATTAACTCTGTTTTTAATAACCAGGGAGCTGATTTATTGAATAATTCCATGTTTTTTCAATGGAAAGACAATCCCTATATCGTCTTACTTGTTTTAGGAGGAATTCTCATTTTTAAAGTCTTCGCTATGTCGGCTACAACCGGCTCAGGGGGTAATGGTGGTATTTTTGCTCCAACGCTGTTTACCGGAGCAATTGCCGGTTATTTTCTTGTGTTCTTGCTCAATACTTTCTTTGATCTTGGAGTACCGGAAAATAACTTCGCTTTGGCAGGAATGGCCGGAATGATGGCTGCAGTAATGCACGCACCGCTTACAGGAATATTCTTAACCGCAGAGATAACAGGAGGTTATGGTTTGTTTATTCCATTACTGATCACTTCAACGGTAGCCTATGTAACCATCATGCGTTTTGAGCCGCATTCCATTTATACAAAACACCTGGCACAAACCGGCGATTTGATTACGCACCACAAAGACAAAGCGATCCTTCGCTCTATGGAGGTGAAAAAGCTGATAGAAAACGACTTTGAGATTATTTCTCCCGATGCCAGTTTGCGCGATCTGGTAAAAGCAATTTCTAAATCAAATAGAAATTTATTTCCTATTGTTGACAAGGATGGCTACCTGAAAGGGATGGTAAAACTCTCGAAAGTGAAACATCTTATTTTTGAGCACGAACTATACGACCAGGTGATGGTGAAAGACCTCATGTTTATGCCTGAATTCTATATCTCGTCGAAAGACAATATGGAAACAGTGGCCAAGAAATTTGAAACCTCAAACCGATACAACCTTGCTGTTATCGACGATGGAAAGTACCTTGGATTTATATCGCGTGCGGTGGTTTTCTCCAACTACAGAAAAACACTGGAGTATTTCTCGAACGACTAA
- a CDS encoding chloride channel protein, protein MAKHRQHIWVKFHRWRLKHLGEQGFLTLLSIVIGVLAGMTAVVLKNTVRFTEELVHRLVSNEVHNYIYFAMPIVGIFLAIVLIKYVIRSEVRHGIPTVLYSISKRKGNIQRHNLYSSVITSALTVGFGGSVGLEGPTVATGTAWGSWIAKVFRLNYKNTILMLACACAGAMAAIFKAPIAAIVFAVEVIMIDLTVFSLVPLLLASSTAVVTSYLFLGQDVLYPFTVVDVFKLADLPYYIALGIVTGFVSVYFTKMYLFIAGIFEKLKNSRIRLVVGGTSLGALIFLFPALYGEGYESINECLAGDLNYLFDNSLFYSLREEMWAAMLLIVAVILLKIVATSLTFGAGGVGGIFAPTLFMGVNTGMFFSLLINRLGVREFNSNNFALIGMAGLIAGVLHAPLTGIFLIADISGGYKLFVPLMVTATFAYLIVRAFTPNSVYHIQLARRKELLTHDKDANVLQMMQVKKLIETDFEVLSPDATLRTLTEAITRAHRDLFPVVDADGTMVGMVKMDDVRAMIFKHELYDTVKISELMYMPEFSIDPNDNMEIVTAKFESSGRYNLAVIENGKYIGFISRARVFTRYRKQIIDVSHV, encoded by the coding sequence ATGGCAAAGCACAGACAGCATATTTGGGTTAAGTTTCACCGGTGGCGTTTGAAACACCTCGGCGAACAAGGTTTTCTAACCTTGTTAAGTATTGTTATTGGTGTTTTGGCCGGAATGACGGCTGTTGTTCTTAAAAATACTGTAAGGTTTACCGAAGAACTTGTACACCGGCTGGTTTCCAATGAGGTGCATAACTACATTTATTTTGCCATGCCCATTGTGGGTATCTTTTTGGCCATTGTACTGATTAAGTATGTTATTCGGTCGGAGGTACGACATGGAATTCCAACTGTTTTGTATAGCATATCAAAACGAAAAGGAAATATTCAACGACATAATTTGTATTCGTCAGTAATAACATCAGCGTTAACCGTTGGTTTTGGTGGGTCGGTAGGACTGGAGGGGCCAACTGTAGCAACCGGGACGGCATGGGGATCGTGGATAGCCAAGGTATTTCGTCTAAACTATAAGAATACGATATTGATGCTTGCCTGTGCCTGCGCAGGGGCTATGGCAGCTATTTTTAAAGCACCCATTGCAGCCATTGTTTTTGCGGTGGAGGTAATAATGATCGACTTGACTGTATTTTCGCTGGTGCCGCTATTGCTGGCTTCGTCAACTGCGGTGGTAACATCCTACTTGTTTCTGGGGCAGGATGTGCTTTACCCGTTTACCGTGGTCGATGTTTTCAAACTGGCAGATTTGCCTTATTATATTGCTTTAGGAATTGTAACCGGTTTTGTGTCGGTTTATTTCACCAAAATGTACCTGTTTATTGCCGGTATTTTTGAGAAATTAAAAAACAGCAGAATCAGGTTAGTGGTTGGAGGAACAAGTTTGGGGGCACTAATCTTTCTTTTTCCTGCACTTTACGGCGAAGGTTATGAATCGATTAACGAATGTTTGGCAGGCGATTTAAACTACCTGTTCGATAATAGTTTGTTTTATTCGTTACGCGAAGAAATGTGGGCTGCCATGCTGCTTATTGTAGCTGTTATTTTGTTGAAGATCGTTGCCACATCGCTAACCTTTGGAGCAGGTGGTGTTGGTGGTATTTTTGCGCCAACGCTTTTTATGGGGGTAAATACCGGAATGTTTTTTTCTTTACTTATCAATCGTTTGGGTGTGCGCGAATTCAATTCAAATAACTTTGCACTTATTGGAATGGCCGGATTAATTGCTGGCGTTTTGCATGCACCGCTCACCGGAATATTCCTGATCGCAGATATTTCAGGAGGGTACAAGTTATTTGTGCCACTGATGGTTACTGCTACGTTTGCATACCTCATTGTTAGGGCATTTACGCCTAACTCGGTTTATCATATTCAGTTGGCACGACGCAAAGAATTGTTAACCCACGATAAAGATGCAAATGTGTTGCAGATGATGCAAGTAAAAAAATTAATTGAAACTGACTTCGAAGTATTATCGCCCGATGCAACTTTACGCACCCTCACTGAAGCCATAACAAGAGCGCATCGCGATTTGTTCCCGGTTGTTGATGCAGACGGAACAATGGTGGGCATGGTAAAAATGGACGACGTGAGAGCGATGATCTTCAAACATGAACTATACGATACGGTGAAAATAAGCGAGTTGATGTATATGCCTGAATTTTCTATCGACCCGAATGATAATATGGAGATTGTTACTGCAAAATTTGAATCATCAGGGCGTTATAACCTGGCTGTAATCGAAAATGGCAAATACATTGGATTTATTTCGCGGGCACGAGTTTTTACCCGCTATCGTAAACAGATAATTGATGTTTCTCATGTTTAG
- a CDS encoding FUSC family membrane protein, translating into MKNQEKGHLRTNIKFFRDVFLLHPYRLFALRATISMGVLAVPFIIAGLPFFGVTLALGALAGALAETDDHPNGRVKSLSITILSFFISSFSVGLLNNYTWILGAGFILSTIIFILIGGIGERYRAITFGSILVGIYAMLGIEISPAWYWQAILLPAGALFHGILTLILIFRNPWRLLDQQMASGFRALGNYLEKKALLFPSHKKDQEDINKDLALLNVNVVNALEGIKNVLNNYAREMKNTEPLNSYLQRFMLLQSLHERAASTHQRHDKLGNSNEQIEILEGFGEMLRQLAYASRMVAENMLTGTSYNHPPALEWISKAIDDKLQTMPSEDTQDLILLHHNLHRSHVSLKYLDNMEEGTSIPRLRRDERTPFQRLKEQLTLRHPRMRYALRLSLTFALGYVLQIYLDLDKGQWVMLTSLFVSQITYSDTRRRLFERLLGTATGIVIGAALLQIFTTTAAQVLLMMGSAMAFFYWLRRKYSVAVIFVTTFVLSAFNIISNDGGINIMIPRLVDTLLGATLSFLTIRFLWPGWQYRRISGLISTALEKNRNYFQAIAKEYKEVSNDDLNYRIARREAHLADNELAQAWNSMRQEPKSKQHIMENALTITYLNHALLSNLSALGAHRETNIESYKDIEPLFQQIDKKLTEAGKENTNMEDKFSSDLSELLMTLQQQIKDTGAGLKRQQLRLFYNIAATTSKIIDELKRSGIN; encoded by the coding sequence ATGAAGAACCAGGAAAAAGGCCATTTGCGAACGAACATAAAATTTTTCCGCGATGTATTTCTGCTACATCCCTATCGGTTGTTCGCCTTGCGCGCAACAATTTCAATGGGCGTATTGGCAGTACCCTTTATTATTGCCGGCCTGCCGTTTTTTGGGGTAACGTTGGCTTTGGGTGCATTGGCCGGGGCTTTGGCAGAAACCGACGACCATCCGAATGGCCGTGTAAAATCGTTGTCGATAACCATCCTTAGTTTTTTTATTTCGAGTTTTTCGGTAGGACTTTTAAATAACTACACCTGGATTCTTGGCGCCGGCTTTATACTCTCCACCATCATATTTATTTTAATTGGTGGCATTGGCGAACGTTACCGTGCCATTACCTTCGGCTCTATATTGGTGGGTATTTATGCCATGCTAGGTATCGAAATCAGTCCGGCCTGGTACTGGCAGGCAATTTTATTACCAGCCGGAGCACTTTTTCACGGCATTCTTACATTGATTTTAATCTTCCGGAATCCGTGGCGTTTACTCGACCAGCAAATGGCCAGCGGCTTCAGAGCACTAGGTAATTATCTTGAGAAGAAAGCACTGCTTTTCCCCAGCCACAAAAAAGACCAGGAAGACATAAATAAAGACCTGGCCTTGCTAAACGTAAATGTGGTAAATGCACTTGAAGGCATAAAAAACGTATTAAACAATTATGCCCGGGAGATGAAAAACACAGAACCGCTAAACAGCTATCTCCAGCGTTTTATGTTATTGCAGAGTCTTCATGAGCGTGCCGCCTCAACCCACCAGCGCCACGATAAACTGGGAAACAGCAACGAACAAATTGAGATTTTGGAAGGTTTTGGCGAAATGCTTCGCCAGTTGGCTTATGCTTCGCGAATGGTTGCCGAAAATATGCTTACCGGAACTTCTTACAATCATCCGCCGGCACTCGAATGGATTTCAAAAGCCATCGACGACAAGCTGCAAACAATGCCTTCGGAAGATACGCAGGACCTCATCCTGCTCCATCATAATTTACATCGTTCGCATGTTTCGTTAAAATACCTCGATAACATGGAGGAAGGAACTTCAATTCCCCGTTTACGACGCGATGAAAGAACACCATTTCAACGTTTAAAGGAGCAGCTCACTCTTCGCCACCCGCGAATGCGTTATGCCTTGCGGCTTAGCCTAACCTTTGCACTTGGCTACGTTCTTCAGATTTACCTTGATCTCGACAAAGGCCAGTGGGTAATGCTAACAAGTTTATTTGTTAGCCAGATTACCTACAGCGACACCCGCCGGCGCCTGTTTGAGCGTTTACTGGGCACTGCTACCGGAATTGTTATCGGAGCCGCATTATTACAGATTTTTACAACCACTGCCGCGCAAGTCTTATTGATGATGGGCTCGGCGATGGCATTTTTCTACTGGCTGCGAAGAAAATACTCGGTAGCAGTAATATTTGTAACCACTTTTGTGCTGAGTGCTTTTAATATCATTTCAAACGACGGTGGCATAAACATTATGATTCCGCGCCTGGTTGATACTTTGCTTGGTGCCACGTTGTCGTTTCTCACCATTCGTTTTTTGTGGCCTGGCTGGCAATACCGGCGTATTTCGGGTCTCATTTCCACGGCATTGGAAAAGAACAGAAACTATTTTCAAGCTATTGCAAAAGAATATAAAGAGGTGAGTAACGACGATTTAAACTACCGCATTGCCCGAAGAGAGGCGCACCTGGCCGATAACGAACTGGCACAGGCCTGGAACAGTATGCGACAGGAGCCTAAAAGCAAACAGCACATCATGGAAAATGCATTAACCATTACCTATTTAAATCATGCATTATTGTCGAATCTTTCGGCACTTGGAGCACACCGCGAAACAAATATCGAGAGCTACAAAGACATTGAACCTTTGTTTCAACAAATTGATAAAAAGCTTACGGAAGCCGGCAAAGAAAACACCAATATGGAAGATAAGTTTTCATCCGATCTGTCGGAACTGCTAATGACATTGCAACAACAAATTAAGGACACAGGTGCCGGTTTAAAACGACAGCAACTGCGCTTGTTTTACAATATTGCGGCAACCACATCAAAAATTATTGATGAGTTAAAGCGTTCCGGTATTAACTGA